In one window of Saprospiraceae bacterium DNA:
- the pruA gene encoding L-glutamate gamma-semialdehyde dehydrogenase, which translates to MNNQLVKIPIAKNEPVLNYAPGSTEKQSLKSALKELKQEVKEICMVIGGKQIKSDLTKDIFAPHEKNHRLAFYHRGNESHVQDAISAALKAKPEWENMAWETRAAIFLKAADLIAGKYRALTNAMTMLGQSKNIYQSEIDAVCEFCDFLRYNVKFLTEIYSQQPDSSPLVWNQMEYRPLEGFIFALTPFNFTSIAGNLPCAPALMGNVVVWKPAETQIYSASLIMKILEEAGLPKGVINLVFVDGPTAGKVILGHELFAGLHFTGSTGVFKSIWQKVASNLDLYRSFPRLVGETGGKDFVMVHASALPKVVAVALSRGAFEFQGQKCSAASRAYIPESLWPEVKNYLLQDLGKMKMGSPEDFTNFINAVIDEKSFTKIKNYIDQAKSDPQVEIISGGTCNSEVGYFIEPTVILTKNPHSLTMCEEIFGPVLSIYVYPVSEFEQTLELVDQTSPYALTGAILAQDRNAIELAAHKLKNAAGNFYINDKPTGAVVGQQPFGGARASGTNDKAGSALNLLRWVSPRAVKENFAPPTDFQYPFMDEA; encoded by the coding sequence ATGAATAATCAACTTGTAAAAATCCCAATCGCCAAAAACGAACCTGTTTTGAATTATGCCCCCGGTTCGACTGAAAAACAATCTCTAAAATCAGCCTTGAAGGAATTGAAGCAGGAGGTTAAAGAGATTTGTATGGTCATCGGTGGCAAGCAGATTAAAAGCGATCTTACGAAAGATATTTTTGCGCCGCATGAAAAAAATCATCGACTGGCCTTTTACCATCGGGGAAACGAGTCACATGTTCAAGATGCCATCAGTGCAGCATTAAAGGCAAAGCCGGAATGGGAAAATATGGCGTGGGAAACGAGAGCTGCAATTTTTTTAAAGGCGGCTGATCTGATTGCCGGTAAATACCGGGCATTGACCAATGCGATGACGATGCTGGGCCAGTCCAAAAATATTTACCAGTCCGAAATTGATGCCGTATGCGAATTCTGTGATTTTTTAAGATATAACGTAAAGTTTCTCACTGAAATTTATAGCCAGCAACCGGATTCTTCCCCCCTTGTTTGGAACCAAATGGAGTATCGCCCGCTCGAAGGATTCATATTTGCTTTAACGCCATTTAATTTTACTTCGATTGCCGGAAATCTTCCTTGTGCTCCTGCATTGATGGGCAATGTTGTGGTATGGAAACCTGCAGAAACACAAATTTATTCTGCATCTCTGATTATGAAAATCCTGGAAGAAGCTGGATTGCCAAAGGGCGTAATCAATCTTGTTTTTGTCGACGGTCCTACTGCAGGGAAAGTTATCCTCGGACACGAACTTTTCGCCGGACTACATTTTACGGGTTCAACAGGAGTGTTTAAATCGATTTGGCAGAAAGTGGCTTCGAATTTAGACCTATACAGGTCTTTTCCCCGATTGGTTGGTGAAACCGGTGGGAAAGACTTTGTGATGGTTCATGCCTCTGCTTTACCAAAAGTAGTTGCTGTGGCGTTATCAAGGGGAGCTTTTGAATTTCAGGGCCAAAAATGCAGCGCCGCAAGCAGGGCCTACATTCCTGAAAGTTTATGGCCTGAGGTTAAAAATTATTTACTCCAAGACCTGGGGAAAATGAAAATGGGAAGTCCGGAAGATTTTACCAATTTTATCAACGCAGTTATCGATGAAAAATCATTTACAAAAATTAAAAACTACATAGATCAGGCTAAATCCGATCCTCAAGTAGAAATTATAAGCGGAGGAACCTGCAATAGCGAAGTAGGGTATTTTATCGAACCTACGGTTATACTCACAAAAAATCCACATAGCCTTACGATGTGCGAAGAAATATTCGGCCCTGTTTTAAGTATTTATGTTTATCCGGTTAGTGAATTTGAACAAACCCTGGAATTGGTCGATCAAACTTCCCCGTATGCCTTGACTGGTGCCATTCTTGCTCAAGATCGAAACGCCATTGAGCTTGCCGCACATAAATTGAAAAACGCTGCAGGAAATTTTTACATCAACGACAAGCCTACGGGTGCTGTAGTCGGACAACAACCTTTTGGTGGAGCCAGGGCTTCCGGCACCAATGATAAAGCAGGATCAGCGCTTAATCTTTTGCGTTGGGTATCACCGCGCGCTGTAAAGGAAAATTTTGCACCTCCAACCGATTTTCAATATCCATTTATGGATGAAGCCTAA
- a CDS encoding rhomboid family intramembrane serine protease: MIDGNTLMTLSLILANVALYFITSANPKIMDACKHYPYLEKQDKSYYRWLLSGFMHANLMHLFLNLFVLYQFGGTVEAIFKGRFGFLTGGVFFLLTYFMILILSGIPTYIKHQNNRRYASVGASGVISGILFIYILYFPTNLLFILGLVPIPAFLFGILYLYFSKWASGRYDDMIDHDAHYYGALAGLLAGITLKFIF; the protein is encoded by the coding sequence ATGATTGACGGGAATACCTTAATGACTTTATCGCTCATACTTGCGAATGTCGCCTTGTATTTTATAACCAGTGCCAATCCAAAAATCATGGATGCATGCAAACATTATCCGTATCTGGAAAAGCAGGATAAAAGCTACTATCGCTGGCTATTGTCTGGATTTATGCATGCCAATCTGATGCACCTGTTTCTGAATTTGTTTGTATTGTATCAGTTTGGAGGAACAGTAGAGGCCATATTTAAGGGAAGGTTTGGATTTCTAACGGGAGGCGTATTTTTCCTTTTAACCTATTTTATGATTTTAATATTGTCGGGTATCCCGACTTATATTAAACATCAAAACAACAGAAGGTATGCAAGCGTTGGGGCTTCTGGTGTGATTTCAGGAATTTTATTTATCTATATTCTTTATTTTCCGACCAACCTCCTTTTTATTCTGGGTCTGGTGCCGATTCCTGCATTTCTCTTCGGAATATTGTACCTGTATTTTTCTAAATGGGCTTCGGGCCGCTATGACGACATGATCGACCACGATGCTCATTATTACGGTGCACTCGCTGGATTGCTTGCCGGGATTACATTAAAATTTATATTTTAA
- a CDS encoding 23S rRNA (pseudouridine(1915)-N(3))-methyltransferase RlmH, whose product MEIIWIGPSKPEAVKMLVDQYALRIQKFTDLSLVQLKTVKGIEEGGRLIAEEEKILRKQLDSKKTYRILLDENGKNFSSRQFATWLDHKRSHVRLDLSFIIGGAFGFSENFKKDADELISLSPLTFSHQLVRIILLEQLYRAYTILANQSYHND is encoded by the coding sequence ATGGAAATCATCTGGATTGGCCCATCTAAACCTGAAGCTGTAAAAATGCTTGTCGATCAATATGCATTGCGCATTCAGAAATTTACAGACCTGAGCTTAGTTCAACTCAAAACTGTAAAAGGTATCGAGGAAGGCGGCAGGCTAATTGCGGAGGAAGAGAAAATTCTGAGAAAACAACTCGATTCTAAAAAGACATATCGCATTCTTTTGGATGAAAATGGAAAGAATTTTTCGAGTCGGCAATTTGCAACTTGGCTTGATCACAAGCGGTCTCATGTCAGACTGGACTTATCTTTTATCATTGGTGGCGCTTTCGGATTTTCAGAAAATTTTAAAAAAGATGCGGATGAACTGATCTCCTTATCACCGTTGACATTTTCGCACCAACTGGTCAGAATTATCCTTCTTGAACAATTGTATCGGGCCTATACCATTTTAGCAAACCAATCTTATCACAATGATTGA